Proteins found in one Roseovarius pelagicus genomic segment:
- a CDS encoding HPr family phosphocarrier protein, protein MTSATRRQLEIVNVKGLHARAAAKLVEVVEGFDASAEVSHDGQSASGDSIMGLLMLAAANGTTIDVETRGPDAEALTDAITALVANRFGEDM, encoded by the coding sequence ATGACGAGTGCAACCAGGCGTCAGCTGGAAATCGTGAATGTGAAGGGATTGCATGCCCGCGCGGCTGCCAAACTTGTAGAAGTGGTCGAAGGATTTGACGCCAGTGCCGAGGTTTCCCATGATGGCCAATCGGCGAGTGGCGACAGTATAATGGGCCTTTTGATGTTGGCAGCCGCCAATGGAACCACTATTGACGTTGAAACGCGCGGCCCCGATGCCGAGGCGCTGACGGATGCTATCACGGCACTCGTCGCGAACCGGTTCGGCGAAGACATGTAA
- a CDS encoding response regulator transcription factor — protein sequence MSKIALVDDDRNILTSVSMTLEAEGFEVETYNDGQQAFDAFNKKLPDMAVLDIKMPRMDGMDLLQRLRQKSSMPVIFLTSKDDEIDEVLGLRMGADDYVKKPFSQRLLVERIRALLRRQDAIEGNVPETESEDGKVIERGELRMDPLRHAVAWKGQDVSLTVTEFLLLQALAQRPGFVKSRDQLMDVAYDDQVYVDDRTIDSHIKRLRKKLRSVDSEFSAIETLYGIGYRYNEE from the coding sequence ATGTCTAAAATCGCCCTTGTGGACGATGACAGGAATATTCTGACATCTGTGTCCATGACACTCGAGGCCGAAGGCTTCGAGGTCGAAACCTACAACGATGGCCAGCAGGCCTTTGACGCTTTTAACAAGAAACTCCCCGATATGGCGGTCTTGGATATCAAGATGCCGCGCATGGATGGGATGGATCTGTTGCAACGTCTGCGGCAAAAATCATCCATGCCGGTTATCTTCCTCACTTCCAAAGATGATGAGATCGACGAAGTTCTCGGCCTGCGGATGGGCGCGGACGACTATGTGAAAAAACCGTTCTCGCAGCGTCTCTTAGTGGAACGTATTCGCGCGCTTCTGCGTCGACAGGACGCGATTGAGGGCAACGTGCCCGAAACCGAGTCCGAAGATGGCAAGGTGATCGAACGGGGTGAATTGCGGATGGACCCGCTCCGCCACGCTGTCGCGTGGAAGGGGCAGGACGTTTCATTGACCGTGACCGAATTCCTGCTGCTTCAGGCGCTTGCGCAGCGGCCCGGTTTTGTTAAGTCGCGTGATCAGCTGATGGATGTAGCCTACGACGATCAGGTGTATGTGGATGACCGCACCATCGACAGCCACATCAAGCGCCTACGCAAGAAGCTGCGCTCGGTCGACAGTGAATTCTCTGCGATTGAGACGCTTTACGGGATAGGCTACAGATATAACGAAGAATAA
- a CDS encoding AzlD domain-containing protein: MIDKTTLWLVILALGGGSYLLRFVFIGLVGDRPLPAWLLRHLRYTAVAVLPALIAPMVLWPPATGGQIDLPRLAAALAAIIVAWKTRSVIGSVLAGGGTLYLGLWLAGLNL; encoded by the coding sequence ATGATAGACAAGACGACCCTTTGGCTTGTGATTCTGGCGCTGGGCGGGGGCAGCTATCTGTTGCGCTTCGTATTCATCGGACTGGTCGGTGACCGCCCTTTGCCCGCATGGTTGCTGCGGCATCTGCGCTACACGGCCGTGGCGGTTCTGCCTGCGCTGATTGCGCCGATGGTGCTGTGGCCTCCTGCGACGGGCGGGCAGATCGATCTGCCGCGGCTTGCTGCTGCGTTGGCAGCGATTATCGTCGCGTGGAAAACGCGCAGTGTGATCGGGTCCGTGCTCGCCGGGGGCGGGACGCTCTATCTGGGGCTGTGGCTGGCTGGGTTGAATCTCTGA
- the rapZ gene encoding RNase adapter RapZ translates to MSDMQNARTIVLVTGPSGAGRTTAIRTLEDMGYEAIDNLPLSLLPRLIGEPAPTQSLVLGVDTRNREFSTHALIEAIDSLDKLSGVPVQLLYIDCNADVLLRRFSETRRRHPMAPDESPRAGIERELDLLGPIRARADLLIDTSSFSPHDLRAELAHWFGPKTGRRLAVSVQSFSYKRGLPRSADIVLDCRFLRNPYWEPSLRSLDGRAPEVAAYVAEDPLYASFQRQLSELAFLLLPAYEDEGKSYLSIALGCTGGQHRSVAMAESLTATLAERGWQVSTRHRELERRAAGPTGQMDVADAR, encoded by the coding sequence ATGTCTGACATGCAGAACGCACGGACCATCGTTCTGGTCACCGGGCCATCGGGGGCAGGCAGAACCACAGCAATCCGCACGTTAGAGGATATGGGTTACGAGGCGATTGATAACCTGCCGCTATCGCTGTTGCCGCGCCTGATCGGTGAACCTGCGCCTACGCAATCGCTGGTGCTGGGTGTCGACACCCGCAACCGAGAATTTTCCACTCATGCACTGATCGAAGCGATCGACAGCTTGGACAAGCTTAGCGGCGTACCGGTTCAACTGCTCTATATCGACTGCAATGCTGATGTGTTGCTGCGGCGTTTTTCCGAAACGCGACGGCGTCACCCTATGGCCCCGGACGAAAGCCCGCGCGCAGGGATCGAGCGTGAACTGGATCTGCTGGGCCCGATCCGCGCTAGGGCCGATCTGCTGATCGATACCTCCAGCTTCAGCCCGCATGATCTGCGCGCGGAACTGGCGCATTGGTTCGGACCCAAGACCGGACGCCGTCTGGCAGTATCCGTGCAGTCGTTTTCATACAAACGTGGTCTGCCACGCAGTGCCGACATCGTTCTGGATTGCCGTTTCCTTCGAAATCCGTACTGGGAGCCGTCATTGCGGTCACTCGACGGACGCGCCCCTGAGGTTGCGGCCTATGTGGCCGAAGACCCGTTATACGCGTCATTCCAGCGGCAATTGAGTGAACTGGCGTTTTTGTTGTTGCCCGCCTACGAAGATGAGGGCAAATCGTACCTGTCTATCGCTCTGGGATGTACCGGGGGGCAACACCGGTCGGTGGCGATGGCAGAATCTTTGACCGCGACCCTTGCAGAGCGGGGGTGGCAGGTGTCAACTAGACATCGGGAACTGGAGCGTCGCGCCGCCGGGCCAACGGGCCAGATGGATGTCGCGGACGCGCGATAA
- a CDS encoding RidA family protein encodes MTKIIRSQTNQRMSQSVKHGEVVYLAGQVGKPGESVADQTRTCLANVDALLAEAGTDNTRILQTTIWMADMADFAEMNEVWDAWVPEGHAPARACGEAKLATPEYKVEVLVIAACDGPQASGR; translated from the coding sequence ATGACCAAGATCATCCGTAGCCAAACCAACCAACGCATGAGCCAGAGCGTAAAGCATGGCGAGGTTGTCTATCTTGCCGGTCAGGTCGGCAAGCCCGGGGAGAGTGTCGCCGATCAGACGCGCACCTGTCTGGCGAACGTGGATGCGCTGCTGGCTGAGGCTGGCACCGACAACACCCGCATCCTGCAAACGACCATCTGGATGGCCGACATGGCCGATTTCGCAGAAATGAACGAAGTGTGGGATGCGTGGGTGCCCGAGGGACATGCCCCGGCCCGCGCCTGTGGCGAGGCCAAGCTGGCCACCCCCGAATACAAAGTAGAAGTGCTGGTCATCGCTGCCTGTGACGGCCCGCAAGCCAGCGGTCGCTGA
- the aroA gene encoding 3-phosphoshikimate 1-carboxyvinyltransferase: MSGHGIPIPMTSAKCGPLSGTAEVPGDKSISHRSLILGAMAVGETRITGLLEGEDVLDTARAMRAFGAEVTDHGGGTWSVHGVGTGGFAEPDRVIDCGNSGTGVRLIMGAMATSPITVTFTGDASLNGRPMARVTDPLALFGARTVGRSGGRLPMTIVGADNPVPVRYAVPVPSAQVKSAVLLAGLNAPGQTVVIEREATRDHSERMLAGFGAQITTEDTDEGRIITLTGQPELQPQTIAVPRDPSSAAFPVCAALITDGSDVLVPGIGLNPTRAGLFTTLREMGADLTYENERLEGGEPVADLRARFSPNLKGIEVDPARAASMIDEYPVLSVVAAFADGPTVMRGVKELRVKESDRIDAMATGLRANGIEVEDGDDWWIVHGRGHGNVPGGAICASHLDHRIAMAFMVLGMGTNAPVRVDDGSPIATSFPIFEPLMAGLGAKISRDA, from the coding sequence ATGTCCGGCCACGGCATCCCCATCCCTATGACGTCTGCAAAATGCGGCCCACTCAGCGGCACAGCAGAGGTTCCGGGTGACAAATCCATCTCGCACCGATCGCTTATTCTGGGCGCAATGGCTGTGGGTGAGACACGCATCACTGGCCTGCTGGAGGGCGAGGATGTGCTGGACACGGCCCGCGCCATGCGCGCCTTTGGAGCAGAGGTCACCGATCATGGCGGCGGTACGTGGTCGGTCCACGGTGTCGGCACCGGCGGGTTTGCCGAACCGGACCGCGTGATCGATTGCGGCAATTCCGGTACCGGTGTGCGGCTGATCATGGGAGCGATGGCGACCTCACCGATCACTGTGACCTTTACCGGTGATGCCTCGCTGAATGGCCGCCCGATGGCGCGAGTGACTGATCCGCTTGCCCTCTTTGGGGCGCGTACAGTCGGGCGCAGTGGCGGGCGGCTGCCGATGACCATCGTTGGGGCCGACAACCCTGTGCCGGTCCGCTACGCGGTCCCGGTGCCGTCGGCACAGGTCAAATCGGCGGTATTGTTGGCAGGGCTGAACGCCCCCGGCCAGACCGTCGTGATCGAACGCGAGGCAACGCGCGACCATAGCGAGCGGATGCTCGCGGGGTTCGGCGCACAGATTACCACCGAGGACACGGACGAGGGTCGTATCATCACCCTGACCGGTCAGCCGGAACTGCAACCGCAGACCATTGCCGTGCCGCGTGATCCGTCTTCTGCGGCGTTTCCGGTCTGTGCGGCGCTGATTACTGATGGATCCGACGTGCTGGTGCCGGGTATCGGCCTTAACCCGACGCGCGCAGGTCTCTTTACAACGCTGCGCGAGATGGGCGCGGACCTGACCTATGAAAACGAACGCCTCGAAGGCGGAGAGCCGGTCGCCGATCTGCGCGCACGCTTTTCGCCGAACCTCAAGGGGATCGAGGTCGATCCCGCCCGCGCCGCCAGCATGATCGACGAATACCCGGTGCTGTCCGTCGTTGCCGCATTTGCCGACGGTCCAACCGTGATGCGCGGGGTCAAGGAACTTCGCGTCAAGGAAAGCGACCGGATTGATGCGATGGCCACGGGTCTGCGCGCCAACGGGATCGAGGTCGAGGACGGAGACGATTGGTGGATCGTTCACGGACGCGGTCATGGCAATGTGCCCGGCGGGGCCATTTGCGCCAGCCATTTGGACCACCGCATCGCAATGGCTTTTATGGTGTTGGGTATGGGCACCAACGCGCCCGTCCGCGTCGATGACGGCAGCCCGATCGCCACATCGTTCCCGATTTTCGAGCCGCTGATGGCAGGCTTGGGCGCAAAAATCAGCCGCGACGCGTAA
- a CDS encoding PTS sugar transporter subunit IIA codes for MIGIVIVAHGGLAREYLAAIEHVVGAQPGIRAITIEGDHDRGAKQAEICAAADEVDTGAGVVVVTDMFGGSPSNLSLKACQPDDRRILYGANLPMLIKLAKSRGKPLPDAVRYALDAGRKYIDSQNISVK; via the coding sequence GTGATCGGGATCGTCATCGTGGCACACGGCGGCCTCGCGCGCGAGTATTTGGCCGCAATAGAGCACGTCGTCGGCGCACAACCCGGAATCCGTGCGATCACCATCGAAGGCGACCATGATCGTGGCGCCAAGCAAGCCGAGATATGCGCGGCTGCCGATGAGGTGGATACCGGAGCGGGCGTGGTCGTGGTGACGGATATGTTTGGCGGCTCACCCTCGAACCTGTCGCTGAAGGCCTGTCAGCCGGATGATCGCCGGATCCTCTACGGTGCCAACTTGCCAATGCTGATAAAACTGGCCAAAAGCCGGGGTAAGCCCCTGCCTGATGCGGTACGCTATGCGCTGGATGCGGGGCGCAAATATATAGACAGCCAAAACATATCGGTGAAATGA
- a CDS encoding sensor histidine kinase → MRDTAHGPAEGQDGDVVLGDDFVAPEGVVEEEVRARRARRGISSLRSSPLTRKIITFNLIALNILVAGILYLNSSRDGLVLQRANGLVGEAELVADVFEAQLPTAAPVNLMTGDGIDVEQTLAGLDILKGAEVFVFDENGTLAGHVVGQMSRNENGSKDQPTLITDALSVLWGWVSKPFISQSPAVSRSVEDTVRAQVPKVLKAGTQITSGEVADGAVFSVATPIEHNGRAIAVVALVSASGEIDKLVMAERERVLQMFIIATLVSIGLSLILASTIAHPLADLAAAAEVGGARNRGKHGNGRIRIPDLTARPDEIGRLSGALRGMVGALYNRIDGNEQFAADVAHEIKNPLASLRSAVGTMRVAKRDDQREKLLDVIEHDVRRLDRLVSDISNASRLDSELVKEEEEPFDLLTMLRNLGQYLGEEAKGKGIDFITDLPKDSIVINGLEARLAQVFVNLISNATSFCEDGDAIRIWARRRENRVLVVVEDTGPGIPDQALSKIFQRFYSQRDASDFGNNSGLGLAISKQIVEAHGGVIWAENIRPTDADITSDPLGARFVVGLPV, encoded by the coding sequence GTGCGTGACACGGCACACGGGCCTGCCGAGGGGCAGGATGGCGATGTAGTTCTGGGCGATGACTTTGTCGCCCCGGAGGGTGTTGTCGAAGAAGAAGTTCGCGCACGGCGTGCGCGGCGCGGCATTTCTTCGCTACGATCGTCACCTCTGACGCGCAAGATTATCACGTTTAATCTGATCGCCCTCAACATTCTTGTTGCAGGAATTCTGTATCTCAACTCCTCGCGCGACGGGCTGGTGCTGCAACGTGCCAACGGTCTGGTAGGCGAGGCAGAGCTGGTGGCAGATGTGTTCGAGGCACAGTTGCCGACAGCGGCACCGGTCAATCTGATGACTGGCGACGGTATTGATGTGGAACAGACATTGGCCGGGCTTGATATCCTCAAGGGTGCCGAAGTGTTCGTGTTCGACGAAAACGGTACGCTCGCTGGGCATGTTGTTGGCCAGATGTCGCGCAACGAAAACGGCTCAAAGGATCAACCCACGCTAATCACTGACGCGCTGAGTGTGCTTTGGGGTTGGGTCTCGAAACCATTCATTTCGCAATCTCCTGCCGTGTCGCGCAGTGTCGAGGACACGGTGCGCGCGCAGGTGCCAAAGGTTCTAAAGGCGGGCACGCAGATTACATCGGGCGAAGTCGCCGATGGTGCAGTATTTTCCGTCGCCACGCCGATTGAACATAACGGGCGTGCCATCGCGGTCGTGGCGTTGGTCAGCGCGTCAGGCGAGATTGACAAGCTGGTGATGGCCGAACGCGAGCGCGTGTTGCAGATGTTTATCATCGCGACGCTGGTATCCATCGGCCTCAGCCTGATTCTGGCCTCGACTATTGCACATCCGTTGGCTGATCTGGCGGCTGCCGCCGAGGTTGGCGGCGCGCGTAACCGCGGAAAACATGGCAATGGTCGTATCCGCATACCAGACCTTACCGCACGCCCCGATGAAATCGGACGTCTCAGTGGTGCGCTGCGTGGTATGGTGGGCGCGCTTTACAACCGGATTGATGGCAACGAACAATTCGCCGCAGACGTGGCGCACGAGATCAAGAACCCATTGGCCTCGCTCCGCTCTGCCGTGGGCACCATGCGGGTGGCCAAGCGCGACGACCAGCGCGAGAAGCTGCTGGATGTCATCGAGCATGACGTGCGGCGCCTCGACCGGCTGGTGAGCGATATTTCGAATGCGTCGCGGCTGGACAGCGAACTGGTCAAGGAAGAGGAAGAACCCTTCGATCTGCTGACAATGCTGCGCAATCTTGGTCAGTATCTGGGCGAAGAGGCCAAAGGCAAGGGTATCGACTTTATCACCGATTTGCCAAAAGACTCGATCGTGATCAACGGGTTGGAGGCGCGGCTGGCGCAGGTCTTTGTCAACCTGATCTCGAACGCAACCAGCTTTTGCGAGGATGGCGACGCGATCCGCATCTGGGCGCGCCGCCGCGAAAATCGCGTGTTGGTGGTGGTCGAGGATACCGGCCCCGGCATCCCCGATCAGGCGCTTAGCAAAATCTTCCAGCGGTTCTATTCGCAACGCGATGCCAGCGATTTCGGCAATAATTCCGGCCTTGGCCTTGCGATCTCGAAACAGATTGTCGAGGCGCATGGCGGCGTGATCTGGGCCGAGAATATTCGTCCTACCGATGCCGACATCACCTCTGATCCTTTGGGTGCGCGGTTCGTCGTCGGTCTGCCCGTCTAG
- a CDS encoding HPr kinase/phosphorylase — translation MSVVTIPHDAVTIHASCVALDGLAVLIRGQAGSGKSGLALQMIALGAELVADDRTCLWRAGNMVMAASPPTILGRIEARGVGILAAPVAAPSPLALIADMDGTESERLPPFHTDHILGITLPLVKKITEAHFAAALTLYLKYGRTD, via the coding sequence GTGTCCGTTGTTACGATCCCGCATGATGCAGTAACGATACATGCCAGTTGTGTCGCCCTTGACGGTCTGGCGGTGTTGATCCGAGGGCAGGCCGGCAGCGGTAAATCCGGGCTGGCCCTGCAAATGATCGCGCTTGGGGCCGAATTGGTTGCTGATGACAGAACCTGTCTGTGGCGCGCGGGTAATATGGTGATGGCGGCATCCCCACCGACGATTCTGGGGAGGATCGAGGCGCGCGGCGTGGGAATTCTGGCTGCACCCGTCGCTGCCCCCAGCCCACTGGCGCTGATTGCGGATATGGATGGCACGGAATCCGAGCGTCTGCCGCCGTTTCATACCGATCACATTCTCGGGATCACGCTGCCTTTGGTAAAGAAAATCACCGAGGCCCATTTTGCTGCGGCACTGACACTCTATCTAAAGTATGGTCGAACGGACTGA
- a CDS encoding phosphoenolpyruvate carboxykinase, translated as MTMGRVNPSFQLEDQGISGLGEVHYNLIEPALIEAALKNGEGTLGRGGAFLVSTGKFTGRSPKDKHVVKTDSVADNIWWDNNAEMSPEGFDALYDDMIAHMQGGNYYVQDLIGGADPAHSIKVRMVTELAWHGLFIRHLLRRPERDTLEHFIADFTVINCPSFQADPKKHDCRSETVIAMNFDRKIILIGGTEYAGENKKSVFSLLNYLLPEKNIMPMHCSANHAKGNPIDTAVFFGLSGTGKTTLSADPDRTLIGDDEHGWSDRGTFNFEGGCYAKTINLNAEAEPEIYATTSKFGTVIENMVYDEETRKLDFDDDSLTANMRCAYPLEYISNASATAIGGHPKNIIMLTCDAFGVLPPIARLTPAQAMYHFLSGFTSKVAGTERGITEPEPTFSTCFGAPFMPRRPEVYGNLLKAKIAKHGATCWLVNTGWTGGAYGTGARMPIKATRALLTAALDGSLSNVEFRKDPNFGFDVPKDAPGVPTVLLDPRRTWDNPEAYDRQAAKLVEMFSSNFEQYVPFIDDDVKAAAIG; from the coding sequence ATGACAATGGGACGGGTAAATCCGAGCTTCCAGCTTGAAGATCAAGGCATCAGCGGACTTGGCGAAGTGCACTACAACCTGATCGAACCGGCGTTGATCGAGGCCGCATTGAAGAACGGCGAAGGCACGCTGGGGCGCGGCGGCGCGTTTCTCGTCTCGACCGGTAAATTCACTGGACGGTCCCCCAAGGACAAGCATGTGGTCAAGACTGACAGCGTTGCCGACAACATCTGGTGGGACAACAACGCCGAAATGTCACCCGAAGGTTTCGACGCGCTCTATGACGACATGATCGCCCATATGCAGGGCGGCAACTACTATGTGCAGGATTTGATCGGTGGCGCGGACCCGGCACATTCGATCAAGGTACGCATGGTGACGGAACTGGCTTGGCATGGTCTCTTTATTCGCCATTTGCTGCGCCGTCCCGAGCGCGACACGCTGGAACACTTCATCGCTGATTTCACGGTCATCAACTGCCCCAGCTTTCAGGCGGACCCGAAAAAGCACGATTGCCGCTCTGAAACTGTGATCGCGATGAACTTTGATCGCAAGATCATCCTGATCGGCGGCACCGAGTATGCAGGCGAGAACAAGAAATCGGTCTTTAGCTTGCTGAACTACCTGCTGCCGGAAAAGAACATCATGCCAATGCACTGTTCTGCCAACCACGCCAAGGGCAACCCCATCGACACCGCCGTGTTCTTTGGCCTCAGCGGTACCGGCAAAACCACCCTGTCGGCAGACCCGGACCGCACGCTGATCGGTGATGACGAACATGGCTGGTCTGATCGTGGCACCTTCAACTTTGAAGGCGGCTGCTATGCCAAGACGATCAACCTCAACGCCGAGGCCGAGCCGGAAATCTATGCCACGACCAGCAAATTCGGCACCGTAATCGAAAACATGGTCTACGACGAAGAGACCCGGAAACTGGATTTCGACGACGACAGCCTGACCGCGAACATGCGCTGCGCCTATCCGTTGGAATACATCTCGAACGCGTCGGCGACCGCAATCGGCGGCCACCCCAAGAACATCATCATGCTGACCTGCGATGCGTTCGGCGTGCTGCCCCCCATCGCACGGCTGACACCGGCGCAGGCGATGTATCATTTCCTGTCCGGCTTCACCTCCAAGGTGGCGGGCACCGAGCGCGGCATCACCGAACCAGAGCCAACCTTTTCCACCTGCTTTGGCGCACCGTTCATGCCGCGCCGCCCCGAGGTTTACGGCAACCTGCTTAAAGCCAAGATCGCCAAGCACGGAGCGACCTGCTGGTTGGTAAACACCGGCTGGACAGGCGGCGCCTACGGCACCGGTGCGCGGATGCCGATCAAGGCCACACGCGCGCTGCTGACGGCGGCTCTCGACGGGTCGCTCAGCAATGTGGAATTCCGCAAAGATCCGAACTTTGGCTTTGACGTGCCAAAGGACGCTCCGGGCGTACCAACCGTACTACTGGATCCGCGGCGCACATGGGACAACCCAGAGGCCTATGACCGTCAGGCGGCCAAATTGGTCGAAATGTTCTCGTCGAACTTCGAGCAATACGTGCCGTTTATTGACGACGACGTGAAAGCGGCCGCCATCGGCTAA
- a CDS encoding lysophospholipid acyltransferase family protein gives MVNFTKYDRRSLTYANSFDKPLTAFIIRTIEMFTGKITILRMIRAFEKRGAPMGQPFWRAALGTMGIDLLTPDEELLNIPLEGPVVAVANHPHGLVDGMILADLIGRRRTDYKILTRALLTGIDEVAASYMISVPFPHEPDAQRKSVEMRAKAMAHLKEGGLISVFPSGVVANSDTLMGPAIEREWNVFTAQMIRRSGAAVVPIYFPGANSRWYQMANRISATLRQGLLLHEVVHSCKRPQKPVVGAPISDERMKMLESDPRGFMTWLREHTLSLGDDDPASTKDT, from the coding sequence ATGGTCAACTTCACCAAGTATGACCGCCGTAGCCTGACCTATGCCAATTCCTTTGACAAACCCCTGACTGCTTTCATCATCCGTACGATCGAGATGTTCACCGGCAAGATCACGATCCTGCGCATGATCCGCGCATTCGAGAAACGTGGCGCGCCGATGGGACAGCCGTTCTGGCGCGCGGCGTTGGGGACGATGGGTATTGATCTGCTGACGCCGGACGAGGAATTGCTGAATATTCCGCTTGAGGGGCCGGTCGTGGCAGTGGCGAACCATCCTCATGGGTTGGTGGACGGAATGATTTTGGCCGATCTGATCGGTCGCCGCCGGACTGATTACAAGATACTCACCCGCGCCTTGTTGACCGGGATCGACGAGGTGGCAGCCAGCTATATGATCTCGGTGCCATTTCCGCACGAACCTGATGCGCAGCGCAAGTCGGTTGAAATGCGCGCCAAGGCGATGGCACATCTCAAGGAAGGCGGATTGATCAGCGTCTTTCCCTCGGGGGTCGTGGCCAACTCGGACACTCTCATGGGCCCCGCGATCGAACGGGAATGGAACGTCTTTACTGCGCAGATGATACGTCGGTCAGGCGCTGCTGTGGTGCCGATCTATTTCCCCGGCGCCAACAGTCGCTGGTATCAGATGGCCAACCGTATTTCCGCAACGCTGCGGCAGGGGCTTTTGTTGCACGAGGTCGTGCACAGCTGCAAACGTCCGCAAAAGCCGGTCGTCGGCGCGCCGATCAGCGACGAACGCATGAAGATGCTGGAAAGCGATCCGCGCGGCTTTATGACGTGGCTGCGTGAACATACTTTATCGCTGGGCGACGATGACCCGGCCTCAACCAAGGATACATGA
- a CDS encoding SH3 domain-containing protein translates to MKYLIILTAALFMSAAAAQTGDDCYPGLGLCEDDVTAQMPLPSRINIGTPDENATSTQSGQSSQSQSTQQPAAPANPICIVYDVRPPDAWLALRTEPSSRTGTRLYKLPSGTRIEMMGPRDGAWHLVRVPDGTIGWVSWQRQRWIAC, encoded by the coding sequence ATGAAATATCTCATCATACTGACCGCTGCCCTGTTTATGTCTGCTGCCGCCGCGCAAACCGGAGATGACTGTTATCCCGGTCTTGGGCTTTGCGAGGACGACGTGACCGCGCAAATGCCATTGCCCAGCAGGATCAACATCGGCACTCCCGATGAGAATGCCACATCGACCCAAAGCGGCCAGTCTTCGCAAAGCCAATCAACGCAACAACCCGCCGCGCCTGCGAACCCGATCTGTATCGTCTATGATGTGCGCCCGCCTGATGCGTGGCTTGCCCTGCGGACCGAACCCAGTTCTCGGACGGGCACCCGGCTATATAAGCTGCCATCGGGGACGCGGATCGAAATGATGGGGCCCAGAGACGGCGCGTGGCATCTCGTCCGGGTGCCGGATGGCACCATAGGCTGGGTATCGTGGCAACGGCAACGTTGGATCGCGTGCTAG
- a CDS encoding AzlC family ABC transporter permease, producing the protein MQSTKSPYWQGVRAGLPFILILAPFGTLFGVVAAESGLNLFEALVMSVLTIAGASQFTALQLLNEQVPTLIVILAALTVNLRLAMYSAALTPHLGQASPWMRASVAYCIVDQTSACSIAAYEENPDWTLRQRLAFFWGVATPIMPNWMVFTCVGALVGEAIPEEAALDFAIPITFIALVVPMMRTGAHRAAALAGIVASLMLTWLPYSLGIIVAGMIGMMVGAEVERRGDRA; encoded by the coding sequence ATGCAAAGCACCAAATCCCCCTACTGGCAAGGTGTGCGCGCGGGTCTGCCGTTTATCCTGATTCTCGCGCCGTTCGGCACACTCTTTGGTGTGGTGGCCGCCGAGTCGGGGCTGAATCTGTTCGAAGCACTGGTTATGTCCGTGCTGACCATCGCGGGCGCGTCGCAGTTCACGGCGCTGCAACTGCTGAACGAGCAGGTTCCGACGCTGATCGTGATCTTGGCCGCATTGACGGTGAACTTGCGGCTGGCGATGTATTCCGCCGCGTTGACACCGCATCTGGGACAGGCATCACCGTGGATGCGGGCATCCGTGGCCTATTGCATCGTTGATCAGACCAGCGCCTGTTCGATTGCAGCCTATGAAGAAAATCCGGACTGGACCCTGCGCCAGCGGCTGGCATTCTTTTGGGGGGTCGCCACACCGATCATGCCGAACTGGATGGTATTCACCTGCGTTGGCGCGCTGGTCGGCGAGGCGATTCCAGAGGAAGCCGCGCTCGACTTCGCAATCCCGATCACCTTTATCGCGCTGGTCGTGCCGATGATGCGCACGGGCGCGCACCGGGCTGCGGCGCTGGCGGGCATCGTGGCGTCACTGATGCTGACATGGTTGCCATATTCGCTGGGCATCATCGTGGCCGGAATGATTGGCATGATGGTCGGGGCCGAGGTTGAGCGGCGCGGAGACAGGGCATGA